From the Vigna unguiculata cultivar IT97K-499-35 unplaced genomic scaffold, ASM411807v1 contig_422, whole genome shotgun sequence genome, the window GTTTAACTTCTTCTCTAGATCTTTTTCCTCTACCATCCAAAATTACTCCTCTCCCAAAtgtaacattaatattttcaacttGCCTAAAAATGTCAGATCCTGATAATTTTAGTGGTGGATTCCTTGTTTCAGTGCTTCCATCAAAGCGAACACGATTCAATCTAAATTTATGATTTCTACTCAAAAAGCGACGATGCCCCATAAAACACAACTTCTTACTATAAGGGAGACGACAAGGTTTTGCATCAAAGTTACAAGTAGGGCAAGCTAAACCTGTGTGTTCCAACCAGATAAAATGACTAGGCCAGGAAAGTCACTAATTTTCCACATAAGAGCTACTCGCATCCTAAAAGTTTCATTCAATGAAGAATCAAAGGTCTCCACACCATCATTTTATAGCTCACGTAACACATCAACAAGGGGTTGTAAGTACACATCAATATTATTTCCTGGCATTTACTTGCCTGGAATGATCATGGATAGGATCAATGAAGTATGCTTTATACATATCCATGGTGGAAGATTGCATGGAATTAAAAACACTGGCCAAATACTATAAGTAGAACTCATAGTACCAAAAAGATTAAAACCATCACTAGCAAGGCCTAAACGAACATTTCGAGGATCAGAACCAAACTCAGGATGCAATAAACTAAATGTTTTCCATGCCTCACTGTCCCTTGGATGCCTTATGAACCCATCCTAGTTCTCTAAAGAATGCCATCTCATCCTTGTCCCTTCAATGGAAAGTAACGCAAAACTTTTGCAggttgatttttttcttctttgggtTCCATCTAGATGTACCGCAACGTTTGCATGTTTGCATGTTTAcaaatctttttcatcatcTCTTAAATATAACATACAATCATTTGGACATGCATCTATTTTGGTATTGTTAAGACCAAGTTTGTTGACGGTTTTCTTAGCCTCATAAAAAGAAATAGGCAAGTTTGCTTCATTAAATGCATCTTTTAACAAATCTAGGATCATAGTCATTGCCTTGTCAGTTAATCCACACAAAACCTTGATGTGATATAATTTGATTACAAACTCTAATTTTGTGTACTTGCTCCCGTCACACAATGTTTGATTTCTATCATTGAGAAACTCAATAAACTCATTATGATCCTCCTTTGGCCTTTCATTCAAAACATCATCTACACCCAATGGTTGTGTTTTGCCTAGATTAGTACCTTCTTGCCTATAGTGCCCAAATGCTTCATTGATCATTGTTTCCATTGGATTTTCATAATGAAATGCCTCTTGTATATCATCTTCATTACTAGAAATATCTTCTATTTGTTTCTCACCATGAAGATTCCATATAACATATTTTGTGGGAAATGCTTTTAAAATCAAGTGCTTCTCAACTACGCCTCGACGACACGACGACGAGCACAACAGCTCTAGGAACGAACTAAAGGGTTGAAATAAAGTGGAACATAACCAAGAAACGGGTTAACAAGAAACCCTAACTAGAAATACGAAGGATGATTAATGTGGATCAGTACGAGCTAGGAAGAGATACTTATGTGGAGCAACGAGTCCTCCTAGTTCAACGTAACAATGGAAGCAAAACCTTAGCAGAGAGGGAGACGACTACAGCTCTAAGGTTTTCTGAAAGAGTAGAATGAGTGAGTTAGGGCAAACTTAGGGTTGGGTTTTATCCTTTgagccagccctaggcccatcTGATTTGGAATGGCTTTTTAAAATAAGGCGTAAaagtaagtgggccttacatttgtttttcaaaacttttagaCAATGGACGTTCGAACTAcgtttttaatagattaaattataattttttttcttaagttcaTTTTATCGATAATCGTTCCGCTAAAAATGCTCATTTTATATCTTTCTGTAACATCCAAAAAAAATCGGGATGTTATATATGTCATgacctttttcttttctggtTTACATGAGTCATTCTCTCCAATTGGACCCTTTTAGAATATAAGTATGTGCTTAAAGCTTGCTTCATGATTTGATTCAattctaatttctttttgataGTCACTTATTCAAGAGTTATGCACTCTAGGAAAAACTTAAGATATTTGGTGAGAAAAACACCTTTCTCTTCATCAAGTAGTTCAACCTATGAGATGACTTACACTTAAGCAAACCAATACAAGGTTAAATGGTACAAATTTTGCTTCATGTAGTGCAACATCGACAAATATGGATGACAAGTTCCTGAACAAGGAAAATgagtaaaatttaatagtttatttaagaaattacataAGTTTGTTATAATacccatttgaattttaataacttataagtttttttttctattctagGCCAGATGTTGGAAGTGGTGCTCCATCACCTATTGACATAAGAAGATCAAGCGGGACAAAAAATACTAGTTAGGAACATAACTATAGAAGTTTAgcaaaatgtattataataatGTGTCTGATCTATTATGGTTTTTGTATTCAATATGTAAACGTACATGCAAACTtttggatggtgttggatgatATCAAcctttttaatatgaattatgaaCGAAAATATTAATGATCAAAATGTTATCTATGtgaattttttactttttctaattttatggAAAATAGGTTAAATATTAATGGAAAGcaggttaaataaataattaaataaaaataataataatttcatattcaaattATGGAAGTTAAAACGTCGTATAACACGTTAGTatagtgaaaataaagaaatttctATGTGTCGTATTTGACATttgaattcttttaaaataaacaaattaggACAGTTTTAACTGCCAACGTGCACAAAATATGGTGGTCTGAACTGCTATTATTTGCACAGTGCATTAAAAGGTGGGTGTTGCGACGTTTCGTCAAATACTGCCATATTATGCATTGTGGCGGCAGGATATATGGCGGTACCCGTACCACCATACCCACAAAATATGGCAGTCATAACTGCCAATTTATACTTCAAATAACTCttgtatttaacaaaattttttgtagtgtatacTTTTTTTAGTGTTGGAAAACTTTTTACAAGTAGATTTACCCTTGACAATCTTTATCAAAGTTCAACAATTATTCTTTATGACTCAGATATTTATGCATATACAtatgttaataattaatttaactacAAATATTCATTGAACAATTATATCtctcatttattttgaaatgtctTGATTACTTCAGCATAGGCTAAAAAAGACCTATATATACCAAAAGAAGTACTCATTTGATTCTCGTACtcagtaatataatataatataataataataatttcttttgccCATACTTTTTTTCGGTGTCGGAAAATCTTCTACAAGTAGATTTCACGTTAGCATTCTTCATTTAAGTTGGTGATCAATCTTCAGAAAAGTTAAAACATTGCATCTTTTCCACCTTAGATATTTGTACTCATTTTTGGGGAAGAACACTTCGTATCATGTTAGTTTATTCtttcaaaacatttaaaactTGATTCATTACCCAATTTATAAACACGTCACGTAAGTTTCAtgagataattttattattaaattgtaattttagtaatcaatttgACATGGAATAAGATATTAGTTTGTTAgttttcttttgcttttaagaaaataatatatatttattgttatatctTATAACTATTTGTTCTCTTATTTTCTACAATGCATTGTATTACGAGTAATACAAAACACACATTTAtaattctcaataaaaataatataaaccatATTGTGTTGTATACATAAATTCATTTCAAATTACATATAGtgaaatcaaataaaatcctaaattaaatcatgtttgttcctgcagagaacaaataagatgagtcaGGCATAAGTAACACCTTACCCATAGTCCGCCATCTCCTTAGTAGGCCTCTTTCCGGTTGGCATATGTCtgcttggacccgggaggggttacctgcagaagggactctaaagctcaagtcagcaaaattTCAGAGAAAGTCAAATCAGATGATtagggaagtaatgaatgcgcacctttaattcgtggggttcatgtatatttatagcttattaattatgtttgaccATTCCATGGGTTAGGCCCTGgtttgggccataggtgggtctgggccctagcccaggcccttagtccTGATTATTGTGGGCTTACTGATTAGGAGTGTTTTGATTTCATCAAGTTTCTTAGAGTGGTCGATGTAGACCGATTACCCCTTTAGCGGCTTATGCCGCCATTGTTCGTACGTCGTCTTAGGCTGGCTATTCCTTTAATGGCTTAGGTTATCGGTTTAGGCCGGTTAGGCTTAGGTCAGGCTAGGCCGACTACCTGAATTATCTTTGATATAGATGTGGtgatcgtttattattattatttgggtGAATCGGCTATGTGTGATACAATGTTTAAttccataaaatattttcttttacaattccATTCTTTTCAAatagaatttgaatttcttatCAATTCAAATTATCTAACTTCATTATTAGAAGTTACAGATTTGACTTGGTGATAAAGTGGACGAGAGAGAAAAATGTTTACATATTCTTATTAACATGAACTAGTAATACGTTAGCCATTAATATTTGATTACTTTCattaatcttaataaataagattttggattcttaaagtaagaaaataaataaatataataattcataataagAAGTTGGTTaatttaaatagataatttatatgtattctAATTCAGCACTAACTAACTCACTTAGTTAAAgtattttaaacaaaacaaacttcaatctatattttaaaaatcaacatGAGATGTAAAAGTAATTCAAGTGAATGGTTCACACATTGAACACCCGACCTTTTCCTAAAATTTAAGAAGGAACATTGGCACATACTTCTAGGAagatttgaataaataataataataaaattgatgacAATTTAACACTATCATACGATAATTGGCTATATTCACAAATAACAGTGATACAAAATTCCATTACAATGAttggttgtattttatttatagtttccaCTTAGCCATAAAGGGGGCATAAACCGAGAGAACTACAATGAGAAATTCACAAGCCACTTAGGATATTTGTAGGAGAAAACTCTAATATAAGTAGTCATAAGTCATTTaggtgaaaacaaaaaaaaacactaagTATTTATCCTTCTATTGGAAAGACTTTTCTTATAAAGTATTATTTGGCAATCACGATTTTGTACGTTGACACCAAGCTTCTCAAtcaggttggttcttaagtcaAACCAAGCTAGTTCACCATCATTTGTTTCGAAGAGTATATTGCCCATATTACTTGTTCCAATAGGAAACGAAAGTGACGGTAAAGGTCCAATAGTAAAGAGTTTAGTCCATGTTTCCTTCTTGCCAACTTCAACCAAAATTGATACGTAAAATATAGTTGTGTCTTTATAACTTGACATTAAAGCAATTGACCCATTTAAGAGAAATAAGTGTCTCATCACCAAACAGAAATTGAAATCATTGTATGTTTTTGTGGGTATATCTAAGGGTGTGAGGGTTGTATAACATACCTCATTGCTTATGTCAAACGAAACCAAATATCCTTCATCGCCATTGTTACATAACCAATGACACATTCCCTCTAAATAGAATCTATTATTAATACCTTGACAGTTAAGAAATTTGATATTAAGTTTCCTCCAAGAATTGCTTCTTAGGCTATAAATCTCCCAAAACCGGTCATATTCCCATTCGTTATGATTATTTTCAACCAAGTTTCCTTGTGCATAATAACctatttttctaattactttATAATCATCTCTAGCAATATCATAACCAAATCCTTCATATTCAATCACAACATCGAAATCATATCGTACATCCGAAACTGGGCTGGGCGCAGTGACCTTACATTCATTGGTAGAAGGATTCCATAAATACACAATGTCTGTTGCTTCTAGGTAGAGGCAAATAATTCCATTAATACTAGAAGAACCCAAAATATAAACTCCAGGAGAATGACCTTCTATACGTGGATTTGGCCAATTTAATATTGTCGAATTCTGAAACTTCATACCAAAAAGTGAATATAAGGAAGACTCATCATTATATTGGTCGTAATTTGGACCGAGGCATAGTAGGAGAGAGCTATCATCAAAATAAGAGTTTTGGTTAGATATGAAGTTATTGTAAAAGAGGTTCATGAAATTAGGATTTTCCAACAAGAGAGCCCATGATTTGCATATGCATCCAAATCTTTTAAGAGATTTCAATGACAATTTGAAAAGAATGTTGAATGCAAGATGATCTGGTAAGTGTTTGCCAAGATTTTGAGCCACAAATTTATTGTCCATCTCTTGGTCGTGCAACCAAATGTTAATAAGTTTCCAATGGTCTTTGGTGTTCTCGCTCCAAAGGTAAATAGGATGGGTAATTTGTTGGCAATCTTTGCTAATGAGATTCTTGATGGTGGTCTCCTCCAAATACTCTGACTATTGACAATAATAAgtgaacaaaatatataacaaatcatGAGAATGacttaaattaaacaaaagaaatgatttaaaatatggAATGACTTAATTTCTGTACTTGATCATCCTTGAGGAAAAGGGTAATTTTAGTTCCCCTGGGGAGTCGTTGGTCATTGATATCCGTGGTTAAAAAGCAAGAGGAACTAGGTTGAGATTCCCAAATATATTGGTCATGGTCATTATGCTTGGAGGTGAGGATAACCTTATGAGCAACCAAATAAGTAGAGTAGAAGCCAACACCCAAATTATCGACCAAatctaaaacaaacacacacacacacatgtgaATACAATTAATGACAATGCAATGCAAATGAAAGTGAAATATCACCACCTACCTACCTGCTTTGGTCATGCCAATACCATTGTCGATGATAGAAAGTGTTTTGTTAGCCTTGTGAATGATTAATCTAACAATTAGTtcatcattatttaaaatatttgtttttgtgagCCTCTCAAATTGGATTTCATCCAAAGCCTGTGCATACATATCGTAATCAATAACAATTACcaaaaatttacaaatagaaaatcaaatttaaatgataactTACATTAGAAGCATTGATGATAAGTTCACGAAGAAAAATTCCTTTGTTAGAATAGAAAGTCTTCTTCACCAAGCTCAACATCTCGCTCTTCTCACCTTCTAACACCAAGATCTTATCATTTGCGATTACAATTCCATTGGAATAACAACAATCTGATTGAATCAATTTATGAAACAAAACCACTCACAACCGAACCTTTGTATTTGTTAACCACAACCACCCACTATATCCATTTAATACAAAATCATTAtccatatttagttttattgccttaaattaatattaattaattaattaattattaaacttaattaataaattggctttaaaattataaattaacgTTTATTAATCAatggttttcttaaacttttaaacaaataattatttttttcctgtAAATTATTAATGAAGTAATTATTTCATTGGAGCATGAACACATTGTATTTAGTTTTCATTATTAAACACAATATGAATAGATATAAATAGAACATTAGGAATAAAACAAACAGTGAAACAAATACtattgaaaaattgaattaaatataaaataaaagtagcaAAATATTctacaatttaaaagtttacAAGCTTTCATAACGttaaatttttactaatattaattgttattattaagtTCTATATGTCTCAGTTGGATTATATGCTTCATCTGTAAGACACAAGTTTCAATAAGTAACAAATCATGAATACATAAGTGTTTTGTCTATTGGATGATATGACATTATAGACTTACTAGTTGAtgaattcaaatttttgccctcatttaatatttaaatttggggatttaattgaattttctgtgcttaaagattgatttaattaggatttgtgattattggattttttgaataagtttggtaaaagtggcgtaaaaattgattttagttgcataaaatattattggatattctaacgtttgttaatgcagctggaatttatttttggtcattaatagtgtggatttaaaatattaaaagttacaaaataagtccaaaaatcaggaaattttggaaaagaataaatcaggagctaaatgcacccccagtttttatttgcacactccttctagaatggaccaccaaaaacctgttgtgcacccccagttttcactaagttgcacccctcctaccacttaaactccactcaaccagatcatgccatgtggcaatccccaccttttaaaattagccaaccataagctgccacgtgtcataatcctacactcaccaaattgagcactcagatcttgccacgtcatcatctcctccatctcacacatgaaaccctaaccctaatttcccttccacccaccatggcagccgccgccgccatctccttGCTGGCCACCACTGTAACTCGCCGGAAACAGCAGCCTCCATTCCCGCAACCTTCACGCACCATCAGCACCGTGACAGCGTGCATCTTCTTCACTCGCGCCACCACAGATCGCGTAGCTTCCGCCACCACCGCAGACCTGCCACAACTCCGCAGTTCCGTCACGCCACCTCCATTGCAGATCTCCTCCGCAAGCTTTCCTACACCACCGCGAGTTCCTGTAGTAACGACGAGCAGCCACCATCTTCGTTCGCACAGCAGCAACCTCGCgcttccaccaccaccatcttcctccttcGCGCCACCTTCACCTGCAACGCACATCCAGCGGCGCCATCTCCGTCAACCACCATGAACACCGCAACTCTGCCACGTTCGCACCATCTCATGGCAGCAGCGGAGACGTCCGTCATCACCGTTCTCGCTGTAGTAGCGCAACCACGAATCTGCACCCTCATTCTCGTCCATCTTTGCACGAACCAACAACCACCACTTCACCTCGCAAACACACCTGGACCAGATTTGCGCGAGCAACTTCACCATCTTCATTCACGCCTGCACCTGCGAAACGTCCGCAGCAGCAGCCATGGCAGCCATTGCTCCGCCACCGTCAAGCCTCGCCGGAGAAGGAGGAGCCGCGCCGTCAGCAGCCGCcattgccgtcagccgcgccgtcacccacaagcctccatgaaaccctaaacgcagaaaaccctagtctggagagagaaagtgcactctgcgccacgtgtcagcatttgataggacagtcaaactggtcaactctggtcaactagtcaaagtcagcagtcaactctggtcaaaactgcaaatatggttaaatgagaggggtagaattggaaattggacaggaattaagttgctaattaattaaataaaaataaaagattttagcaactgacagataaagcccaaagtccagtggaagcctatataaagaaacttaagggagcagaagaggggACAACTTTCAACGGACAGCTTAGActcttagaactctctggttttggcagataccgtctccaccacatctctcattctttcttttattttctttccttcatatcatcatgtattccatcaaagccatggagggctaagcttttagggttgactccactgtaatttcttaaatggattctgaggttagatgaatttatgtgtttgttattttgattattgttgtggtttttgtttatctatgtcctttgcttcttaatcgaatagaaaataatgattttaaatctacatgtatgctaatcatatgagctaaaaggtttttaaattaaattgagactttactttgattttatttagaaactttcatttgattaaataagtttttgccaataattgagactttactttgattagtcaagactttactttgattaattaagttttctatttggtgaataaacaaaggaatagacatgattagacatagtaaaattaattgagactgtactttgattgaatttactatggataatctaacaattctcacttttaattgagactatactttgattaaaagtgaggatgccaacaaatgaattgagtctttacattgattgatttgtaaatcaacaacaataattaatttaacaataatctctagataaccaatgaagaatcttatttagaaaaagcagtggaattgacctatttactattactgtgtttacaatcttccgtgtcattttctttgcatatcaaaacccccctatttttatagttgctagttttaattgcatttttaagaatcaaatatttgagatcaattccgtattcgttgtgagacgactcagggttatcttaaccctaactattttgttcactacaaattggcaatactgaagttgctaaagtagtggtaatttgatcgcctaacgacagcgatatcactaGTACTTTTGATAAGCATTTATGAGCTCAAACGATAAACACGTAGCGTTAAGCAAACGTCATATTTTACGTACAATCATTTACTTATTCTATGTTGTAAAGAATGTCAATTTTTTTCCTATGATCAACAAGATCCTCTTTTAAGCTTTTATCACATTAATAATCCCTTGGAACTCGACCTAAAGCTGGTTTGTCTCACCAACTCTATGATGTCAACTGATGAGTGCAAATTTGAGTAACAATTTA encodes:
- the LOC114171933 gene encoding F-box/kelch-repeat protein At3g06240-like, with the protein product MLSLVKKTFYSNKGIFLRELIINASNALDEIQFERLTKTNILNNDELIVRLIIHKANKTLSIIDNGIGMTKADLVDNLGVGFYSTYLVAHKVILTSKHNDHDQYIWESQPSSSCFLTTDINDQRLPRGTKITLFLKDDQSEYLEETTIKNLISKDCQQITHPIYLWSENTKDHWKLINIWLHDQEMDNKFVAQNLGKHLPDHLAFNILFKLSLKSLKRFGCICKSWALLLENPNFMNLFYNNFISNQNSYFDDSSLLLCLGPNYDQYNDESSLYSLFGMKFQNSTILNWPNPRIEGHSPGVYILGSSSINGIICLYLEATDIVYLWNPSTNECKVTAPSPVSDVRYDFDVVIEYEGFGYDIARDDYKVIRKIGYYAQGNLVENNHNEWEYDRFWEIYSLRSNSWRKLNIKFLNCQGINNRFYLEGMCHWLCNNGDEGYLVSFDISNEVCYTTLTPLDIPTKTYNDFNFCLVMRHLFLLNGSIALMSSYKDTTIFYVSILVEVGKKETWTKLFTIGPLPSLSFPIGTSNMGNILFETNDGELAWFDLRTNLIEKLGVNVQNRDCQIILYKKSLSNRRINT